A genome region from Prionailurus viverrinus isolate Anna chromosome A3, UM_Priviv_1.0, whole genome shotgun sequence includes the following:
- the EGR4 gene encoding early growth response protein 4 isoform X2, whose amino-acid sequence MLHLSEFSGPDALLVKSTEGCCAEPSTDVSRLPGRAAPAAAGYPGAGDFLSWALSSCGAGGDLADSCFLEGPAPTPPPGLSYSGSFFIQAVPEHPHDPEALFNLMSGILGLAPFPGPEAAASRSPLDASFPAGPDALLPGPADLYSPDLGAATFPEAFWEVSPSAGAPSQCLYEPQLSPPDVKPGLRAPPASPALDTASAFKGPYAPWELLSAGAPGSCGSQGGYQAAPDARFPSMGAKIEDLLSISCPAELPAGPANRLYPTGAYDAFPLAPGDLGEVAEGLPGLLTPPSGEGGSSGDSGEFLTATQPQVSPLGLRSAVADFPKPLVADIPGSSGVPEPPGPPPSVPFPPTKARRKGRRGGKCSARCFCPRPHAKAFACPVESCVRSFARSDELNRHLRIHTGHKPFQCRICLRNFSRSDHLTTHVRTHTGEKPFACDVCGRRFARSDEKKRHSKVHLKQKARAEERLKGLGFYSLGLSFAAL is encoded by the exons ATGCTCCACCTTAGCGAGTTTTCCGGCCCCGACGCGCTCCTGGTCAAGTCCACCGAGGGCTGTTGCGCGGAACCCAGTACCGACGTGTCCCGGTTGCCCGGCAGAGCCGCGCCGGCGGCAGCCGGCTACCCCGGAG CAGGCGACTTCTTGAGCTGGGCTTTGAGCAGCTGCGGCGCCGGGGGGGACTTAGCCGATTCCTGCTTCCTGGAGGGGCCTGCACCCACGCCCCCTCCTGGCCTCAGCTACAGCGGTAGCTTCTTCATCCAAGCAGTACCCGAACACCCGCACGACCCGGAGGCACTCTTCAACCTCATGTCGGGCATCCTAGGTCTGGCACCTTTCCCCGGCCCTGAGGCGGCAGCATCTCGGTCTCCGCTGGACGCCTCTTTTCCCGCAGGCCCCGACGCCTTGCTGCCGGGTCCAGCGGACCTTTACTCCCCGGATCTGGGCGCTGCCACCTTCCCAGAGGCGTTCTGGGAGGTCTCTCCCTCAGCAGGCGCCCCCTCACAGTGCCTGTATGAGCCTCAGCTCTCCCCACCCGACGTCAAGCCAGGCCTTCGGGCGCCTCCGGCCTCTCCAGCGCTGGACACTGCCTCGGCCTTCAAAGGCCCCTATGCTCCCTGGGAGCTACTTTCAGCTGGAGCCCCAGGGAGCTGTGGGTCACAAGGAGGTTACCAGGCGGCCCCCGACGCCCGCTTCCCCTCGATGGGGGCCAAGATTGAAGACCTGCTATCGATCAGCTGCCCGGCGGAGCTGCCAGCCGGCCCCGCCAACAGACTCTACCCCACGGGGGCTTACGACGCTTTCCCGCTGGCCCCGGGTGACTTAGGGGAGGTGGCCGAAGGCCTCCCAGGTCTCCTGACCCCTCCtagcggggagggagggagtagcGGTGACAGTGGAGAGTTTCTGACCGCTACTCAGCCTCAGGTTTCCCCCCTAGGCCTCCGCAGCGCCGTGGCGGACTTCCCGAAACCTCTGGTGGCAGACATCCCTGGGAGCAGTGGGGTGCCTGAGCCTCCTGGGCCACCGCCGTCGGTCCCATTCCCCCCTACCAAGGCGCGGCGTAAGGGGCGCAGGGGCGGCAAGTGCAGCGCGCGCTGCTTCTGCCCGCGGCCGCATGCCAAGGCCTTTGCTTGCCCAGTGGAGAGCTGTGTGCGCAGCTTTGCGCGCTCCGACGAGCTCAACCGCCACCTGCGCATTCACACGGGCCACAAGCCCTTCCAGTGCCGCATCTGCCTACGCAACTTCAGCAGAAGCGACCACCTTACCACACACGTGCGCACTCACACGGGTGAGAAGCCTTTCGCCTGTGACGTGTGCGGCCGCCGCTTCGCGCGCAGTGATGAGAAGAAACGGCACAGCAAGGTGCACCTCAAGCAGAAGGCGCGCGCCGAGGAACGGCTCAAGGGCCTTGGCTTTTACTCTTTGGGCCTCTCTTTCGCCGCCCTGTGA
- the EGR4 gene encoding early growth response protein 4 isoform X1, producing the protein MLHLSEFSGPDALLVKSTEGCCAEPSTDVSRLPGRAAPAAAGYPGGDFLSWALSSCGAGGDLADSCFLEGPAPTPPPGLSYSGSFFIQAVPEHPHDPEALFNLMSGILGLAPFPGPEAAASRSPLDASFPAGPDALLPGPADLYSPDLGAATFPEAFWEVSPSAGAPSQCLYEPQLSPPDVKPGLRAPPASPALDTASAFKGPYAPWELLSAGAPGSCGSQGGYQAAPDARFPSMGAKIEDLLSISCPAELPAGPANRLYPTGAYDAFPLAPGDLGEVAEGLPGLLTPPSGEGGSSGDSGEFLTATQPQVSPLGLRSAVADFPKPLVADIPGSSGVPEPPGPPPSVPFPPTKARRKGRRGGKCSARCFCPRPHAKAFACPVESCVRSFARSDELNRHLRIHTGHKPFQCRICLRNFSRSDHLTTHVRTHTGEKPFACDVCGRRFARSDEKKRHSKVHLKQKARAEERLKGLGFYSLGLSFAAL; encoded by the exons ATGCTCCACCTTAGCGAGTTTTCCGGCCCCGACGCGCTCCTGGTCAAGTCCACCGAGGGCTGTTGCGCGGAACCCAGTACCGACGTGTCCCGGTTGCCCGGCAGAGCCGCGCCGGCGGCAGCCGGCTACCCCGGAG GCGACTTCTTGAGCTGGGCTTTGAGCAGCTGCGGCGCCGGGGGGGACTTAGCCGATTCCTGCTTCCTGGAGGGGCCTGCACCCACGCCCCCTCCTGGCCTCAGCTACAGCGGTAGCTTCTTCATCCAAGCAGTACCCGAACACCCGCACGACCCGGAGGCACTCTTCAACCTCATGTCGGGCATCCTAGGTCTGGCACCTTTCCCCGGCCCTGAGGCGGCAGCATCTCGGTCTCCGCTGGACGCCTCTTTTCCCGCAGGCCCCGACGCCTTGCTGCCGGGTCCAGCGGACCTTTACTCCCCGGATCTGGGCGCTGCCACCTTCCCAGAGGCGTTCTGGGAGGTCTCTCCCTCAGCAGGCGCCCCCTCACAGTGCCTGTATGAGCCTCAGCTCTCCCCACCCGACGTCAAGCCAGGCCTTCGGGCGCCTCCGGCCTCTCCAGCGCTGGACACTGCCTCGGCCTTCAAAGGCCCCTATGCTCCCTGGGAGCTACTTTCAGCTGGAGCCCCAGGGAGCTGTGGGTCACAAGGAGGTTACCAGGCGGCCCCCGACGCCCGCTTCCCCTCGATGGGGGCCAAGATTGAAGACCTGCTATCGATCAGCTGCCCGGCGGAGCTGCCAGCCGGCCCCGCCAACAGACTCTACCCCACGGGGGCTTACGACGCTTTCCCGCTGGCCCCGGGTGACTTAGGGGAGGTGGCCGAAGGCCTCCCAGGTCTCCTGACCCCTCCtagcggggagggagggagtagcGGTGACAGTGGAGAGTTTCTGACCGCTACTCAGCCTCAGGTTTCCCCCCTAGGCCTCCGCAGCGCCGTGGCGGACTTCCCGAAACCTCTGGTGGCAGACATCCCTGGGAGCAGTGGGGTGCCTGAGCCTCCTGGGCCACCGCCGTCGGTCCCATTCCCCCCTACCAAGGCGCGGCGTAAGGGGCGCAGGGGCGGCAAGTGCAGCGCGCGCTGCTTCTGCCCGCGGCCGCATGCCAAGGCCTTTGCTTGCCCAGTGGAGAGCTGTGTGCGCAGCTTTGCGCGCTCCGACGAGCTCAACCGCCACCTGCGCATTCACACGGGCCACAAGCCCTTCCAGTGCCGCATCTGCCTACGCAACTTCAGCAGAAGCGACCACCTTACCACACACGTGCGCACTCACACGGGTGAGAAGCCTTTCGCCTGTGACGTGTGCGGCCGCCGCTTCGCGCGCAGTGATGAGAAGAAACGGCACAGCAAGGTGCACCTCAAGCAGAAGGCGCGCGCCGAGGAACGGCTCAAGGGCCTTGGCTTTTACTCTTTGGGCCTCTCTTTCGCCGCCCTGTGA